A genomic stretch from Desulfurococcaceae archaeon MEX13E-LK6-19 includes:
- a CDS encoding phosphate uptake regulator PhoU → MSWLELRKIIRVGEKSYAVTIPKKWIQSLGLKSGDTVNLILEKNGSICIHPSKEKSKTSIPNKVVVDSSGFNGDILSRTIMGCYVEGYDEVVLVNTKPEFTGVLNALATKLPGIVVLESPSGDITIKIAISENMVDIEEVLTRMIRVLNLMYDYVEDYIEKNDETLAKKVLETDDELDRLYFLGLRLIKRGKGFASLTAPKYQELLDQLLLIRSIEHIGDSLDRSIRILMENDWSKAREYMLKSFAFSRKIISDAITAYINSDIGLTGKLLVRRREFKKMIAEIRTKFQELQGVASELELLSTIAMDISELAVSKYIRNLASSHK, encoded by the coding sequence TTGTCGTGGCTTGAGTTAAGGAAAATTATTCGTGTCGGAGAAAAAAGCTACGCCGTAACAATACCTAAGAAATGGATACAATCACTTGGACTCAAATCAGGAGATACAGTAAACCTAATACTCGAGAAAAATGGGTCAATATGTATTCATCCTAGTAAGGAGAAGAGTAAAACAAGTATACCTAATAAAGTAGTAGTGGATTCATCAGGATTCAATGGAGATATATTGTCTAGAACCATTATGGGATGCTACGTCGAAGGTTATGACGAAGTAGTACTTGTCAATACAAAACCTGAATTCACAGGTGTACTCAATGCTCTTGCCACTAAACTACCCGGTATAGTAGTACTAGAATCGCCATCAGGGGATATAACAATAAAGATCGCTATATCAGAAAACATGGTCGATATAGAAGAAGTGCTAACTAGGATGATTAGAGTATTGAACCTAATGTACGATTATGTTGAAGATTATATTGAGAAAAACGATGAAACACTTGCAAAGAAAGTTCTTGAAACTGATGACGAGCTAGACAGACTGTATTTCCTAGGTTTAAGACTTATTAAACGCGGCAAGGGATTTGCCTCACTTACTGCGCCCAAATACCAAGAACTCCTAGACCAGCTGTTACTAATAAGAAGCATAGAGCATATAGGAGACTCGTTAGACCGTAGTATAAGGATCCTCATGGAAAACGACTGGTCTAAAGCAAGAGAGTATATGCTTAAGTCATTCGCGTTCTCAAGAAAAATAATATCAGATGCAATAACGGCATATATCAACTCCGATATAGGGCTTACAGGCAAATTACTCGTAAGAAGGCGTGAGTTCAAGAAAATGATTGCTGAAATAAGAACAAAATTCCAGGAACTCCAAGGTGTTGCAAGTGAATTGGAATTATTATCAACAATAGCGATGGATATATCAGAACTTGCAGTGAGTAAGTACATAAGAAACCTAGCTTCTTCACACAAATAG
- a CDS encoding ABC transporter permease, with translation MTQVKDIDRKQVKKKPSPLKEALEGVVDCIKFVLRNRYGITGVVILSAFIIIALFPWLFTPYTPDQDFRREIIAMGGEVPYPPTPDHPLGIDQRGRDIWARVVYGTRVSLTAGILVALIATIIGVLVGSIAGYVRGKLDALLTLLSDVIMMIPSLLLILLAITLFREIWSIWHTIALIAIISWPSTARATRALTMQLASSGYVDAAKALGASGKRIITRHILPQVLPLAFARAAVLIAGAIVTVASLSFLIPQASGRADWGAVISDAFANWSYVTDQGMWLWFIVPGLFIALTVIGFICLGEALSEYFNPRLRKR, from the coding sequence ATGACACAGGTAAAGGATATAGATAGAAAACAGGTGAAAAAGAAGCCATCGCCACTTAAAGAAGCTCTTGAGGGAGTAGTTGATTGTATCAAGTTTGTTCTAAGAAACAGATACGGTATTACAGGCGTAGTGATATTATCGGCATTTATTATAATAGCGTTGTTCCCATGGTTATTCACACCCTATACACCTGACCAAGATTTTAGGCGTGAAATTATTGCAATGGGAGGAGAAGTCCCCTACCCGCCGACGCCTGATCATCCACTGGGTATAGACCAGAGAGGACGAGACATATGGGCTCGAGTGGTTTATGGTACACGAGTGTCGCTGACGGCTGGAATTCTAGTAGCATTAATAGCGACGATTATAGGTGTTCTCGTGGGCTCTATTGCTGGTTATGTACGTGGTAAACTAGATGCTCTATTAACATTATTGTCGGATGTTATAATGATGATACCGAGTCTATTATTGATACTGCTTGCTATAACATTGTTTAGAGAGATATGGAGTATATGGCATACAATAGCATTGATAGCTATCATCTCGTGGCCGAGTACTGCTAGAGCAACTAGAGCTCTCACAATGCAGTTAGCATCGTCAGGATATGTTGATGCAGCTAAGGCGCTTGGTGCAAGTGGTAAGAGGATCATAACCCGCCATATTCTACCACAAGTACTCCCGCTAGCTTTTGCTAGGGCGGCAGTACTTATTGCAGGAGCAATAGTTACTGTCGCATCCCTGAGTTTCCTAATACCTCAAGCTAGTGGGCGGGCTGACTGGGGAGCCGTTATAAGTGATGCTTTTGCTAACTGGAGTTATGTTACCGACCAAGGAATGTGGCTATGGTTTATTGTACCGGGATTATTCATAGCCTTGACGGTGATAGGGTTTATCTGTTTAGGTGAAGCATTATCGGAGTACTTTAACCCAAGGCTCCGTAAAAGGTGA
- a CDS encoding ABC transporter permease encodes MAGLARHIVKILLQRLLTFLIILTIIWGLTELSFIITGKTPFDQLLERREPGVFQQYLYYLDRFGYKYDEELGRPVYKDPIYIRYFKFLKSVFTFDFGPSARHGLRPVSEVILERLPWTISLVGSAFIFGSMIGLALGTYLARKRGTLLDISMTWLIVGIRALPVFWLGLLLLYLFSSSRGWFPWGLETGVTRAPDIGSHMVAWFWMSILPMLTLSKIYAVQYLLVVRNMTTEEMTQDYVVTLRAAGLPEDSIFNRYIFRAVAPSIITLMAIDLGFVFGGAVVTETIFHYPGVGSLLYDAMKANDQPLIIGGFTIITLAVLIAITIAEMLYSYLDPRIRR; translated from the coding sequence GTGGCGGGGCTAGCAAGACATATTGTTAAAATCTTGTTACAGAGATTGCTAACGTTTCTAATAATCTTAACTATAATCTGGGGTTTAACAGAATTATCGTTTATTATAACAGGTAAAACACCGTTTGACCAGTTATTAGAGCGTAGAGAACCAGGAGTCTTCCAGCAATACCTATACTATCTTGACAGGTTTGGATACAAATACGATGAGGAACTCGGAAGACCGGTATACAAGGACCCCATATACATTAGGTACTTTAAGTTCCTAAAGAGCGTGTTTACCTTCGATTTCGGGCCATCGGCACGTCATGGACTCCGTCCTGTTAGTGAAGTAATTCTAGAGAGGTTGCCATGGACTATAAGCCTTGTTGGTAGCGCCTTCATATTCGGGTCGATGATAGGGCTTGCTCTTGGAACATATCTTGCGAGAAAGAGGGGAACTCTACTAGACATAAGTATGACGTGGCTTATAGTAGGTATAAGAGCTCTACCAGTGTTCTGGCTCGGTCTACTATTACTGTACCTCTTCTCCAGCAGTAGAGGCTGGTTCCCCTGGGGACTTGAAACAGGTGTAACAAGGGCTCCTGACATAGGATCGCATATGGTGGCATGGTTCTGGATGAGTATATTGCCTATGTTGACACTATCGAAAATCTATGCTGTGCAGTATCTTCTTGTAGTAAGGAATATGACTACAGAGGAAATGACTCAAGATTATGTTGTAACTCTGCGTGCAGCAGGATTGCCGGAAGATAGTATATTTAACAGGTATATATTCAGAGCAGTAGCGCCATCAATTATAACTCTCATGGCAATAGATCTTGGTTTTGTATTCGGTGGTGCTGTCGTCACCGAAACAATATTTCATTACCCTGGTGTTGGAAGTCTCTTGTACGATGCTATGAAGGCTAACGATCAACCTCTCATCATAGGCGGGTTCACGATAATAACTCTTGCAGTACTCATTGCGATCACCATAGCCGAGATGCTCTACTCCTATCTTGACCCACGTATTAGGAGGTGA
- a CDS encoding GNAT family N-acetyltransferase, protein MEEYIAKHELGKTRSSELEKLLEVMKSAFTVFRHINLKPSYMRKIMSFDDGVKNGFIYAYYSKDTPVSVIQVVLRELSLRTTVIKTYGIANVATHPQHRGRGYASKLLSSILQEPHEDYCLAALFTGYGSPAHRIYRRLGFKDIVVYSDRVCVLDDINKLTLLGRNTKGSTNASIRILDRIYRNHILKKYCGSIARKYKFWKGVIKYNPYATWFLSTENDNHIIVDDTENGYAVLHPIRKSVLTGLIDPSKAIVTELVASNKDSLKNIVSLVARQALSNGIKTLVFRTPIEYSAVIKYCMDVGTDEVFMVKIIDYERFFNNIAWALQKNYSGKPCIIGVSVGNTGCVELYLSEKGVEILHKDNCSTDTIITEEGFLRILFGASSAYEEYSRDNVYINDTNIKNKLRLVDRIVRKKSTHYVSLIDKW, encoded by the coding sequence ATGGAAGAGTATATTGCAAAACATGAATTAGGTAAAACACGGAGTAGTGAATTAGAGAAGTTGCTCGAAGTAATGAAGTCGGCGTTCACTGTATTTAGGCACATAAATCTAAAACCCAGCTACATGAGGAAAATCATGTCTTTCGATGATGGCGTAAAAAATGGTTTCATTTATGCTTATTACAGCAAGGATACTCCGGTATCTGTAATCCAGGTTGTTTTAAGAGAGTTATCGCTACGCACAACAGTGATCAAAACCTATGGCATAGCTAATGTTGCTACTCATCCACAACACCGTGGAAGAGGATATGCATCAAAACTGCTAAGCAGTATTCTACAGGAACCACATGAAGATTATTGTTTGGCGGCATTATTTACAGGATATGGTAGTCCTGCACATAGAATTTATAGAAGACTTGGTTTCAAAGATATCGTGGTTTACAGCGATCGCGTATGTGTTCTTGATGATATTAACAAGCTTACATTACTTGGAAGAAATACAAAAGGTAGTACTAATGCTTCCATAAGGATCTTAGACAGAATTTATAGAAACCATATTTTGAAAAAATACTGTGGTAGTATAGCGAGGAAATACAAGTTCTGGAAAGGAGTAATAAAGTATAATCCATATGCAACGTGGTTTCTAAGTACTGAAAACGATAACCATATTATTGTCGATGATACAGAAAACGGCTACGCTGTATTACATCCGATCAGAAAAAGTGTATTGACGGGACTAATTGATCCCTCAAAAGCCATTGTTACCGAGCTTGTTGCAAGCAATAAAGATTCTTTGAAAAATATTGTATCTCTAGTAGCCAGACAGGCATTATCAAATGGTATAAAAACGCTTGTATTTCGTACCCCTATAGAATACAGCGCTGTCATTAAGTATTGTATGGATGTAGGAACTGATGAAGTGTTCATGGTAAAGATAATTGATTACGAAAGATTCTTCAATAACATAGCATGGGCTTTGCAAAAGAACTATAGTGGTAAGCCATGCATAATAGGTGTATCGGTAGGTAATACGGGTTGTGTAGAACTATATTTATCTGAAAAAGGAGTTGAAATACTCCACAAAGATAATTGTTCAACAGATACAATTATTACTGAAGAAGGTTTCCTGAGGATTTTGTTTGGAGCCTCTAGTGCTTATGAAGAATATTCTAGAGATAATGTATACATTAACGATACCAATATTAAAAACAAACTACGGCTAGTAGATAGAATTGTACGTAAAAAGAGCACCCACTATGTATCACTTATTGATAAGTGGTAG
- a CDS encoding neutral/alkaline non-lysosomal ceramidase N-terminal domain-containing protein, with amino-acid sequence MVNNYIAGFAKTVITPEKSMPMAGYINREHHATGKLDDLYARVLYLESPLKGSVLIVSLDLIRIDNELYKELRNTIATKYNLNPDSIHVVATHTHSGPEISLEVWNTKPLNHIEKELVREYRNFLLEKITETVGTALNNLHPVKIQVGSTQIEGVASNRVDPNGPIDNETVIITIKDSEDNIRAIVINYACHPTVLGPLNTLYSGDLAGKVSKIIEDTYNCVCLYLNGAAGNVSTRFTRRSQDYHEVEKFASLIVNKIKEKLTQGLEEIPVSTITTTWHKETIKLRNPPSEEELRLAEMELKRRLEEALKKNYNEAVLRGLKSDLAATLISKERRWFLEKNRFIELEIALTRIGDYLSILFFPGEAFIEYQISAKQCSTTKYTVFVGYANGYWGYIPYKKHSPKLVSYEEVVSMIDPSEYPKIEMLIKKALGCGIKDLALSSTLTKTKVKEV; translated from the coding sequence TTGGTAAACAACTATATTGCCGGCTTTGCAAAGACCGTGATAACCCCAGAGAAAAGCATGCCTATGGCAGGCTACATTAATAGAGAGCACCATGCAACAGGCAAACTTGACGATCTTTATGCACGTGTTCTTTACCTAGAATCCCCCCTAAAGGGCTCGGTACTAATAGTGTCCCTGGACTTGATAAGAATAGACAATGAATTATATAAAGAACTGAGAAACACTATTGCCACAAAGTATAACCTCAATCCTGATTCAATACACGTAGTTGCTACACATACACATTCGGGACCGGAAATAAGTCTGGAAGTCTGGAATACAAAGCCACTTAATCACATTGAAAAAGAGCTTGTTAGAGAATACAGGAATTTTCTCTTAGAAAAAATTACCGAAACCGTAGGTACGGCTCTCAATAACCTGCACCCCGTAAAGATACAAGTTGGTTCAACACAAATAGAGGGTGTTGCCAGCAATAGAGTTGACCCCAATGGCCCTATAGATAACGAGACAGTAATCATTACCATCAAAGATAGCGAGGACAACATAAGGGCTATTGTGATAAACTATGCATGCCACCCAACGGTACTAGGTCCCCTAAATACACTATACTCCGGAGATTTAGCAGGAAAAGTATCTAAAATCATTGAAGACACATACAACTGTGTATGCCTATACCTCAATGGAGCTGCGGGTAATGTAAGTACCAGATTTACACGTAGAAGCCAAGACTATCATGAAGTAGAGAAATTCGCGTCACTAATAGTTAATAAAATAAAAGAGAAGCTCACACAAGGACTTGAAGAAATACCCGTGTCAACAATTACAACAACATGGCATAAAGAGACTATAAAGCTCAGAAATCCACCTAGTGAAGAGGAGTTAAGACTTGCTGAAATGGAGTTAAAAAGAAGGCTTGAAGAGGCTCTGAAGAAGAACTATAACGAAGCTGTATTGAGGGGCTTAAAAAGCGATTTAGCAGCAACACTGATATCTAAGGAAAGAAGGTGGTTTCTAGAGAAGAATAGATTCATTGAACTCGAGATAGCGTTGACTAGAATAGGCGATTATTTATCAATACTATTCTTCCCTGGCGAGGCGTTTATAGAATACCAGATTAGCGCGAAGCAATGCAGTACAACCAAGTATACAGTTTTCGTAGGTTACGCCAACGGATATTGGGGTTACATACCATATAAGAAACATTCCCCAAAACTAGTCTCCTATGAGGAAGTAGTATCAATGATTGATCCTAGTGAGTACCCTAAGATAGAAATGCTTATCAAAAAAGCATTGGGATGCGGGATCAAAGACTTGGCATTATCGTCAACACTAACTAAAACTAAAGTAAAGGAAGTCTAA
- a CDS encoding Gfo/Idh/MocA family oxidoreductase, with translation MEKPRFGIIGVGQMGSIHLDLLKERNDVVVEAVCDIDEERLREAEKKGVKRLYKDYQAMIDEGGFDAVIIATPPKHHVEQAIYAYKKGLYVLLEKPVATSLDDALKLYNVTGDTTKIMVAFSLRYHPFYEKIKKIMDEKLGKPLLLWHIALGRIPPMKWVTDRNISGGMLNENGVHIIYLYYWWAGVPKSVTARMWTLTKGISIEDNIIVEMEHSLARSSFIQSWSGGHRWRKWGVVTEKGRITCEGYLSGNYTISLSQDKIVEESSITIDPLDMYRKQLDHFIDCIVNGIRPVTSIVDGVKVQEIIEAAYKSAKENTSIRLPLL, from the coding sequence ATGGAAAAGCCTAGATTTGGGATTATTGGAGTAGGCCAAATGGGCTCGATTCACCTAGATTTATTGAAGGAGCGAAACGATGTTGTTGTAGAAGCTGTTTGTGATATCGATGAAGAGAGACTTAGGGAAGCTGAAAAGAAAGGTGTTAAGAGGCTTTATAAAGACTATCAGGCAATGATTGATGAAGGCGGGTTTGACGCTGTTATCATTGCTACACCTCCCAAACATCATGTTGAGCAAGCTATATACGCTTACAAGAAAGGGCTTTACGTCCTTCTAGAGAAACCGGTTGCAACAAGTCTCGATGATGCATTGAAATTGTATAATGTTACTGGGGATACTACTAAGATCATGGTAGCTTTTAGTCTACGTTATCACCCGTTTTACGAGAAAATAAAAAAGATCATGGATGAAAAACTAGGGAAACCACTACTACTATGGCATATCGCCCTAGGGAGAATACCGCCAATGAAATGGGTTACTGATAGAAACATTAGCGGCGGTATGCTCAACGAAAATGGTGTTCATATCATATACCTTTACTATTGGTGGGCTGGGGTACCGAAGAGTGTAACAGCGAGAATGTGGACACTGACAAAGGGTATCAGTATTGAGGACAATATTATTGTGGAAATGGAGCATTCATTGGCAAGATCATCTTTTATACAGAGCTGGAGTGGCGGGCATAGATGGAGGAAATGGGGAGTTGTTACCGAGAAAGGAAGAATTACTTGTGAAGGATATTTGTCTGGCAACTACACTATATCGTTGTCTCAGGATAAGATTGTTGAGGAATCAAGTATAACTATTGACCCCCTCGATATGTACAGGAAACAGCTAGACCACTTCATAGACTGTATTGTCAATGGCATAAGACCTGTAACAAGTATTGTTGATGGTGTTAAAGTACAGGAAATAATAGAGGCGGCGTATAAATCAGCTAAAGAAAATACATCTATTAGACTTCCTTTACTTTAG
- a CDS encoding sugar phosphate isomerase/epimerase: MGFKLGVNIWSYPKSLDIRDIMKHAAKTGYNGFEPAITLDDIEVFGSSSFDEKWRRISEEASSLGLEIPSIATGLFWRYNWVKESDVEKALRVVEAEAKAASIVGAKVILVVPGVGVPELSYEEHFEKAVKALSRAEKIARDYGVRIGLEKVWNRVFAGPLEFKKLLDNLDPEVFGAYFDVGNTLPHSLPEHWIEVLGKRILQVHVKGFNMAELRFGIPLFGDINWSVVRKRLEEIGYKGFIVAEVPPYRGDPYKAVEDTFTSLKKIFG; the protein is encoded by the coding sequence ATGGGGTTTAAACTAGGAGTAAATATATGGAGTTATCCTAAGTCTCTTGATATAAGAGATATTATGAAACATGCGGCGAAAACTGGATACAATGGATTTGAGCCAGCTATAACTCTAGATGATATCGAGGTTTTTGGTTCAAGCAGTTTTGACGAGAAATGGCGGCGTATAAGTGAGGAAGCCAGTAGTCTAGGACTTGAGATACCAAGTATTGCTACAGGGTTATTCTGGAGATACAATTGGGTTAAGGAAAGTGATGTTGAGAAAGCTCTACGTGTTGTTGAAGCAGAAGCTAAGGCAGCCAGTATTGTCGGCGCAAAGGTAATACTTGTTGTACCGGGTGTCGGTGTACCAGAGTTGAGTTACGAGGAGCATTTCGAGAAAGCTGTAAAGGCGTTATCCAGAGCAGAAAAGATAGCGAGAGATTACGGGGTAAGAATAGGTCTCGAAAAAGTATGGAATAGAGTGTTTGCAGGCCCCCTTGAGTTCAAGAAACTCCTAGACAATCTCGACCCTGAGGTATTTGGGGCGTACTTTGATGTAGGAAATACTCTTCCTCATAGTCTGCCAGAACACTGGATAGAAGTACTTGGCAAAAGAATACTCCAGGTACACGTAAAAGGATTTAACATGGCGGAACTGAGATTCGGCATACCACTCTTTGGAGACATAAACTGGAGTGTTGTACGGAAGAGGCTGGAGGAAATAGGTTACAAAGGATTCATAGTGGCTGAGGTACCTCCATATCGCGGTGATCCCTACAAAGCTGTTGAAGACACCTTCACCAGCCTGAAGAAGATCTTTGGTTAA